From Mauremys mutica isolate MM-2020 ecotype Southern chromosome 17, ASM2049712v1, whole genome shotgun sequence, one genomic window encodes:
- the S100A1 gene encoding protein S100-A1 isoform X2, which translates to MGSVASMQLPAPLTTVKRPQRVRGCSRISPRDPPHPSIGLGWRGRRVLQHQMLTDLCPGGFSSQHTFIVFWALLKIRTPRWHSVGLRRGRGRVHMQGEASHTELRGRVHMQGEASHTELRGRVHMQGEARHTELRGRVHRQGEARHTELRGRVHRQGEASHTELRGRVHRQGEASHTELRGRVHRQGEASHTELRVRVHMQGEASHLELRGRVHRQGEASHTELRGRVHMQGEASHTELRGRVHRQGEASHTELRGRVHMQGEASHTELRGRVHRQGEASHTELRGRVHRQGEASHTELRGRVHRQGEASHTELRGRVHMQGEASHTELRGRVHRQGEASHTELRGRVHRQGEASHTEHRGRVHMQGEASHTELRGRVHMQGEASHTELRGRVHMQGEASHTELRGRVHRQGEVRHTELRGRVHMQGEVRHTELRGRVHMQGEARHTELRGRACVLQSVQPLTWTELPCYNQAPPLSLSL; encoded by the exons ATGGGGTCAGTGGCATCGATGCAgctgcctgcacccctcacaacTGTTAAACGGCCCCAGAGAGTGAGGGGCTGCTCCCGGATTAGCCCCagggatcccccccacccctcaattgGCCTTggctggcgggggaggagggtccTTCAGCATCAGATGTTGACTGATTTGTGCCCCGGTGGATTCTCTTCCCAGCACACGTTCATTGTCTTCTGGGCCCTACTGAAAATTCGAACCCCGCGTTGGCACTCGGTGGGGCTGAGACGAGGCAGAGG GCGTGTGCACATGCAGGGAGAGGCGAGCCACACGGAGCTCCGTGGGCGTGTGCACATGCAGGGAGAGGCGAGCCACACGGAGCTCCGTGGGCGTGTGCACATGCAGGGAGAGGCGAGACACACGGAGCTCCGTGGGCGTGTGCACAGGCAGGGAGAGGCGAGACACACGGAGCTCCGTGGGCGTGTGCACAGGCAGGGAGAGGCGAGCCACACGGAGCTCCGTGGGCGTGTGCACAGGCAGGGAGAGGCGAGCCACACGGAGCTCCGTGGGCGTGTGCACAGGCAGGGAGAGGCGAGCCACACGGAGCTCCGTGTGCGTGTGCACATGCAGGGAGAGGCGAGCCACTTGGAGCTCCGTGGGCGTGTGCACAGGCAGGGAGAGGCGAGCCACACGGAGCTCCGTGGGCGTGTGCACATGCAGGGAGAGGCGAGCCACACGGAGCTCCGTGGGCGTGTGCACAGGCAGGGAGAGGCGAGCCACACGGAGCTCCGTGGGCGTGTGCACATGCAGGGAGAGGCGAGCCACACGGAGCTCCGTGGGCGTGTGCACAGGCAGGGAGAGGCGAGCCACACGGAGCTCCGTGGGCGTGTGCACAGGCAGGGAGAGGCGAGCCACACGGAGCTCCGTGGGCGTGTGCACAGGCAGGGAGAGGCGAGCCACACGGAGCTCCGTGGGCGTGTGCACATGCAGGGAGAGGCGAGCCACACGGAGCTCCGTGGGCGTGTGCACAGGCAGGGAGAGGCGAGCCACACGGAGCTCCGTGGGCGTGTGCACAGGCAGGGAGAGGCGAGCCACACGGAGCACCGTGGGCGTGTGCACATGCAGGGAGAGGCGAGCCACACGGAGCTCCGTGGGCGTGTGCACATGCAGGGAGAGGCGAGCCACACGGAGCTCCGTGGGCGTGTGCACATGCAGGGAGAGGCGAGCCACACGGAGCTCCGTGGGCGTGTGCACAGGCAGGGAGAGGTGAGACACACGGAGCTCCGTGGGCGTGTGCACATGCAGGGAGAGGTGAGACACACGGAGCTCCGTGGGCGTGTGCACATGCAGGGAGAGGCGAGACACACGGAGCTCCGTGGGCGTGCATGCGTGTTACAGTCTGTGCAGCCCCTCACATGGACGGAGCTCCCCTGCTACAACCAGGCCCCTCCGCTGTCTCTGTCCCTTTAA
- the S100A13 gene encoding protein S100-A13, whose protein sequence is MAACELTELETAIEKIVSIFFTYAAREGKKGTLTPGEFKELVTLQLPNLMKDVGSLDEKMSSLDVNNDEELKFSEYWRLIGELAKDIKREKVGKKK, encoded by the exons ATGGCCGCGTGCGAGCTGACCGAGCTGGAGACGGCCATTGAGAAAATTGTCAGCATCTTCTTCACCTACGCGGCCCGGGAGGGCAAGAAGGGGACGCTGACGCCGGGGGAGTTCAAGGAGCTGGTCACGCTGCAGCTGCCCAACCTCATGAAG GACGTGGGCTCCCTGGATGAGAAGATGAGCAGCCTGGACGTGAACAACGACGAGGAGCTGAAGTTCAGCGAGTACTGGCGGCTGATCGGGGAGCTGGCCAAGGACATCAAGAGGGAGAAAGTGGGGAAGAAGAAGTga
- the S100A1 gene encoding protein S100-A1 isoform X1, with protein MGSVASMQLPAPLTTVKRPQRVRGCSRISPRDPPHPSIGLGWRGRRVLQHQMLTDLCPGGFSSQHTFIVFWALLKIRTPRWHSVGLRRGRGRVHRQGEASHTELRGRVHMQGEASHTELRGRVHMQGEASHTELRGRVHMQGEARHTELRGRVHRQGEARHTELRGRVHRQGEASHTELRGRVHRQGEASHTELRGRVHRQGEASHTELRVRVHMQGEASHLELRGRVHRQGEASHTELRGRVHMQGEASHTELRGRVHRQGEASHTELRGRVHMQGEASHTELRGRVHRQGEASHTELRGRVHRQGEASHTELRGRVHRQGEASHTELRGRVHMQGEASHTELRGRVHRQGEASHTELRGRVHRQGEASHTEHRGRVHMQGEASHTELRGRVHMQGEASHTELRGRVHMQGEASHTELRGRVHRQGEVRHTELRGRVHMQGEVRHTELRGRVHMQGEARHTELRGRACVLQSVQPLTWTELPCYNQAPPLSLSL; from the exons ATGGGGTCAGTGGCATCGATGCAgctgcctgcacccctcacaacTGTTAAACGGCCCCAGAGAGTGAGGGGCTGCTCCCGGATTAGCCCCagggatcccccccacccctcaattgGCCTTggctggcgggggaggagggtccTTCAGCATCAGATGTTGACTGATTTGTGCCCCGGTGGATTCTCTTCCCAGCACACGTTCATTGTCTTCTGGGCCCTACTGAAAATTCGAACCCCGCGTTGGCACTCGGTGGGGCTGAGACGAGGCAGAGG GCGTGTGCACAGGCAGGGAGAGGCGAGCCACACGGAGCTCCGTGGGCGTGTGCACATGCAGGGAGAGGCGAGCCACACGGAGCTCCGTGGGCGTGTGCACATGCAGGGAGAGGCGAGCCACACGGAGCTCCGTGGGCGTGTGCACATGCAGGGAGAGGCGAGACACACGGAGCTCCGTGGGCGTGTGCACAGGCAGGGAGAGGCGAGACACACGGAGCTCCGTGGGCGTGTGCACAGGCAGGGAGAGGCGAGCCACACGGAGCTCCGTGGGCGTGTGCACAGGCAGGGAGAGGCGAGCCACACGGAGCTCCGTGGGCGTGTGCACAGGCAGGGAGAGGCGAGCCACACGGAGCTCCGTGTGCGTGTGCACATGCAGGGAGAGGCGAGCCACTTGGAGCTCCGTGGGCGTGTGCACAGGCAGGGAGAGGCGAGCCACACGGAGCTCCGTGGGCGTGTGCACATGCAGGGAGAGGCGAGCCACACGGAGCTCCGTGGGCGTGTGCACAGGCAGGGAGAGGCGAGCCACACGGAGCTCCGTGGGCGTGTGCACATGCAGGGAGAGGCGAGCCACACGGAGCTCCGTGGGCGTGTGCACAGGCAGGGAGAGGCGAGCCACACGGAGCTCCGTGGGCGTGTGCACAGGCAGGGAGAGGCGAGCCACACGGAGCTCCGTGGGCGTGTGCACAGGCAGGGAGAGGCGAGCCACACGGAGCTCCGTGGGCGTGTGCACATGCAGGGAGAGGCGAGCCACACGGAGCTCCGTGGGCGTGTGCACAGGCAGGGAGAGGCGAGCCACACGGAGCTCCGTGGGCGTGTGCACAGGCAGGGAGAGGCGAGCCACACGGAGCACCGTGGGCGTGTGCACATGCAGGGAGAGGCGAGCCACACGGAGCTCCGTGGGCGTGTGCACATGCAGGGAGAGGCGAGCCACACGGAGCTCCGTGGGCGTGTGCACATGCAGGGAGAGGCGAGCCACACGGAGCTCCGTGGGCGTGTGCACAGGCAGGGAGAGGTGAGACACACGGAGCTCCGTGGGCGTGTGCACATGCAGGGAGAGGTGAGACACACGGAGCTCCGTGGGCGTGTGCACATGCAGGGAGAGGCGAGACACACGGAGCTCCGTGGGCGTGCATGCGTGTTACAGTCTGTGCAGCCCCTCACATGGACGGAGCTCCCCTGCTACAACCAGGCCCCTCCGCTGTCTCTGTCCCTTTAA
- the S100A1 gene encoding protein S100-A1 isoform X4 — protein MASELERAMEGLISVFHNYSGKEGDKRKLSKKELKELLQTELGCFLETQKDAGTVDGIMQDLDENGDGEVDFKEYVVLVAALTVACNSFFWEDT, from the exons ATGGCCTCTGAGCTGGAGCGCGCCATGGAGGGGCTGATCTCCGTCTTCCACAACTACTCGGGCAAGGAGGGTGACAAGCGCAAGCTGAGCAAGAAGGAGCTGAAGGAGCTGCTGCAGACGGAGCTGGGCTGCTTCCTGGAG ACCCAGAAGGACGCGGGCACTGTGGATGGCATCATGCAGGACCTGGATGAGAACGGCGACGGGGAGGTGGATTTCAAGGAGTACGtggtgctggtggctgctctcacCGTGGCCTGCAACTCCTTCTTCTGGGAGGACACCTGA
- the S100A1 gene encoding protein S100-A1 isoform X3: MGSVASMQLPAPLTTVKRPQRVRGCSRISPRDPPHPSIGLGWRGRRVLQHQMLTDLCPGGFSSQHTFIVFWALLKIRTPRWHSVGLRRGRGRVHRQGEASHTELRGRVHMQGEASHTELRGRVHMQGEASHTELRGRVHMQGEARHTELRGRVHRQGEARHTELRGRVHRQGEASHTELRGRVHRQGEASHTELRGRVHRQGEASHTELRVRVHMQGEASHLELRGRVHRQGEASHTELRGRVHMQGEASHTELRGRVHRQGEASHTELRGRVHMQGEASHTELRGRVHRQGEASHTELRGRVHRQGEASHTELRGRVHRQGEASHTELRGRVHMQGEASHTELRGRVHRQGEASHTELRGRVHRQGEASHTEHRGRVHMQGEASHTELRGRVHMQGEASHTELRGRVHMQGEASHTELRGRVHRQGEVRHTELRGRVHMQGEARHTELRGRACVLQSVQPLTWTELPCYNQAPPLSLSL; the protein is encoded by the exons ATGGGGTCAGTGGCATCGATGCAgctgcctgcacccctcacaacTGTTAAACGGCCCCAGAGAGTGAGGGGCTGCTCCCGGATTAGCCCCagggatcccccccacccctcaattgGCCTTggctggcgggggaggagggtccTTCAGCATCAGATGTTGACTGATTTGTGCCCCGGTGGATTCTCTTCCCAGCACACGTTCATTGTCTTCTGGGCCCTACTGAAAATTCGAACCCCGCGTTGGCACTCGGTGGGGCTGAGACGAGGCAGAGG GCGTGTGCACAGGCAGGGAGAGGCGAGCCACACGGAGCTCCGTGGGCGTGTGCACATGCAGGGAGAGGCGAGCCACACGGAGCTCCGTGGGCGTGTGCACATGCAGGGAGAGGCGAGCCACACGGAGCTCCGTGGGCGTGTGCACATGCAGGGAGAGGCGAGACACACGGAGCTCCGTGGGCGTGTGCACAGGCAGGGAGAGGCGAGACACACGGAGCTCCGTGGGCGTGTGCACAGGCAGGGAGAGGCGAGCCACACGGAGCTCCGTGGGCGTGTGCACAGGCAGGGAGAGGCGAGCCACACGGAGCTCCGTGGGCGTGTGCACAGGCAGGGAGAGGCGAGCCACACGGAGCTCCGTGTGCGTGTGCACATGCAGGGAGAGGCGAGCCACTTGGAGCTCCGTGGGCGTGTGCACAGGCAGGGAGAGGCGAGCCACACGGAGCTCCGTGGGCGTGTGCACATGCAGGGAGAGGCGAGCCACACGGAGCTCCGTGGGCGTGTGCACAGGCAGGGAGAGGCGAGCCACACGGAGCTCCGTGGGCGTGTGCACATGCAGGGAGAGGCGAGCCACACGGAGCTCCGTGGGCGTGTGCACAGGCAGGGAGAGGCGAGCCACACGGAGCTCCGTGGGCGTGTGCACAGGCAGGGAGAGGCGAGCCACACGGAGCTCCGTGGGCGTGTGCACAGGCAGGGAGAGGCGAGCCACACGGAGCTCCGTGGGCGTGTGCACATGCAGGGAGAGGCGAGCCACACGGAGCTCCGTGGGCGTGTGCACAGGCAGGGAGAGGCGAGCCACACGGAGCTCCGTGGGCGTGTGCACAGGCAGGGAGAGGCGAGCCACACGGAGCACCGTGGGCGTGTGCACATGCAGGGAGAGGCGAGCCACACGGAGCTCCGTGGGCGTGTGCACATGCAGGGAGAGGCGAGCCACACGGAGCTCCGTGGGCGTGTGCACATGCAGGGAGAGGCGAGCCACACGGAGCTCCGTGGGCGTGTGCACAGGCAGGGAGAGGTGAGACACACGGAGCTCCGTGGGCGTGTGCACATGCAGGGAGAG GCGAGACACACGGAGCTCCGTGGGCGTGCATGCGTGTTACAGTCTGTGCAGCCCCTCACATGGACGGAGCTCCCCTGCTACAACCAGGCCCCTCCGCTGTCTCTGTCCCTTTAA
- the S100A14 gene encoding protein S100-A14, giving the protein MGQCHCHKKRKDSQELTDVERAIEIVINNFQRYAVKGRKECLTPNELRELVVQQLPHLSQHVCSLDEKIECLGDPDEAKLEFGEYWAIIGEAAKGCRVKK; this is encoded by the exons ATGGGCCAGTGCCACTGTCACAAGAAGCGCAAG GACAGCCAGGAGCTAACCGACGTGGAGAGGGCGATCGAGATCGTGATCAACAACTTCCAGCGCTACGCGGTGAAGGGGCGGAAGGAGTGCCTGACCCCCAACgagctcagggagctggtggtgcaACAGCTGCCTCACCTGTCTCAG CATGTCTGCTCGCTGGATGAGAAGATCGAGTGCCTTGGGGACCCGGATGAGGCCAAGCTGGAGTTCGGCGAGTACTGGGCCATCATCGGGGAGGCAGCCAAAGGCTGCCGGGTGAAGAAGTAA
- the S100A1 gene encoding protein S100-A1 isoform X5 has protein sequence MGYRRLRHRGWHRFRSKHTRVFHRTEPRAGAMASELERAMEGLISVFHNYSGKEGDKRKLSKKELKELLQTELGCFLETQKDAGTVDGIMQDLDENGDGEVDFKEYVVLVAALTVACNSFFWEDT, from the exons ATGGGTTACAGGCGTCTGCGCCACCGCGGCTGGCACCGGTTCAGGAGCAAACATACCAGAGTGTTCCACCGCACCGAGCCAAG AGCCGGCGCGATGGCCTCTGAGCTGGAGCGCGCCATGGAGGGGCTGATCTCCGTCTTCCACAACTACTCGGGCAAGGAGGGTGACAAGCGCAAGCTGAGCAAGAAGGAGCTGAAGGAGCTGCTGCAGACGGAGCTGGGCTGCTTCCTGGAG ACCCAGAAGGACGCGGGCACTGTGGATGGCATCATGCAGGACCTGGATGAGAACGGCGACGGGGAGGTGGATTTCAAGGAGTACGtggtgctggtggctgctctcacCGTGGCCTGCAACTCCTTCTTCTGGGAGGACACCTGA